From Bacillus alveayuensis, one genomic window encodes:
- a CDS encoding short-subunit dehydrogenase (product_source=COG0300; cath_funfam=3.40.50.720; cog=COG0300; pfam=PF00106; superfamily=51735), with amino-acid sequence MSAIFITGAGTGLGQALALEYAKEYETVVLAGRTESKLQQTAHLLQKQEKKTYVYPLDIKDWHAVHQAADRLCGKFSVEAIINNAGYGAFGSLETLKEEDIHQMIDTNVKGTIFVTQAFLPYFKKQQKGTILNIVSTAGLRGKVNESVYVASKFAVRGFTESLIEELEGTNIHVKAAYMGGMDTPFWDGNNHIKDKSRLRSPKVVAEQIKRLDDGRNKIIIES; translated from the coding sequence TTGTCTGCAATTTTTATTACTGGAGCTGGAACAGGATTAGGACAGGCGTTAGCGCTCGAATATGCAAAAGAATATGAAACCGTTGTTTTAGCCGGAAGAACTGAAAGCAAACTTCAACAAACAGCGCACCTTTTACAGAAACAAGAAAAAAAGACATATGTTTATCCTTTAGACATTAAAGATTGGCATGCAGTACATCAAGCTGCGGATAGGCTCTGCGGAAAATTTTCAGTTGAAGCAATTATTAATAATGCAGGATACGGAGCGTTTGGTTCACTTGAAACATTAAAGGAAGAGGATATTCATCAAATGATTGATACAAATGTAAAAGGGACCATTTTTGTGACACAAGCCTTTTTACCTTATTTCAAAAAACAACAAAAAGGAACAATTTTAAACATTGTTTCAACTGCAGGCTTAAGAGGAAAGGTAAATGAAAGTGTTTATGTCGCTTCAAAATTTGCGGTTAGAGGCTTCACCGAAAGCTTAATAGAAGAGTTAGAAGGGACAAATATTCACGTAAAAGCCGCATATATGGGGGGAATGGATACACCATTTTGGGATGGAAATAATCATATAAAAGATAAAAGCCGGCTTCGCTCTCCAAAAGTGGTCGCTGAACAAATTAAAAGACTAGATGATGGCCGAAATAAAATCATCATTGAGTCATAA
- a CDS encoding hypothetical protein (product_source=Hypo-rule applied; cath_funfam=1.10.287.880,2.30.30.340; pfam=PF08838; superfamily=101697) gives MQQKRYSEMTEFELKTEIAKLKEKARKAEQIGIVNEYAVLERKIAMAKAYLLDPNDYKPGEIYEIDGDPGEKFKIEYLNGVFAWGHRLSTPLKEEALPISLLVK, from the coding sequence ATGCAGCAAAAACGGTATAGTGAAATGACGGAATTTGAATTGAAAACAGAAATTGCGAAGTTGAAAGAAAAAGCACGAAAAGCTGAACAAATAGGAATTGTTAATGAATATGCGGTTTTAGAGCGGAAAATAGCAATGGCTAAAGCATATTTGCTAGACCCAAATGATTATAAGCCTGGAGAAATATATGAAATTGATGGGGACCCTGGTGAAAAGTTCAAAATTGAATATTTAAACGGTGTTTTTGCTTGGGGTCATCGTCTTTCCACGCCATTAAAGGAAGAAGCTTTACCGATTTCTTTATTAGTCAAATAA
- a CDS encoding hypothetical protein (product_source=Hypo-rule applied; pfam=PF14139): protein MGTNEKKKYYDQLYSNPFLGPRANPKRAHHQVNGETQQSQDLIILENQTRKRS from the coding sequence ATGGGAACGAATGAAAAGAAAAAGTATTATGACCAGCTTTATTCTAATCCGTTTCTTGGGCCAAGAGCAAATCCAAAAAGAGCGCATCATCAAGTTAACGGCGAAACGCAGCAATCACAAGATTTAATTATTCTTGAAAATCAAACACGAAAGCGCTCTTAA
- a CDS encoding small acid-soluble spore protein K (minor) (product_source=KO:K06428; ko=KO:K06428; pfam=PF08176; tigrfam=TIGR03091), translated as MRNKAKGFPQHEKFDGEPRAKAEYASRRANGTINTHPQERMRASGKREKPYT; from the coding sequence ATGCGCAATAAAGCAAAAGGATTTCCACAGCATGAGAAATTTGACGGAGAACCTCGCGCCAAAGCAGAATATGCGTCTCGTCGCGCAAACGGAACAATTAACACCCACCCTCAAGAGCGAATGAGGGCTTCTGGAAAACGAGAAAAGCCTTATACGTAA
- a CDS encoding hypothetical protein (product_source=COG4898; cath_funfam=3.30.479.20; cog=COG4898; pfam=PF14043; superfamily=54427) produces the protein MEQYFDKLAKELLEKNQHLSYEKARTWVELLWEDFETTYAKAGRKYRGKEVTEQIVRQWIQNYGENLHEFVAKNPKYAKFFKDREE, from the coding sequence ATGGAACAATATTTTGACAAATTGGCAAAAGAATTACTTGAAAAAAATCAACATTTATCATATGAAAAAGCGAGGACATGGGTTGAACTTTTATGGGAAGACTTTGAAACCACCTATGCAAAGGCAGGCCGTAAATATCGCGGCAAGGAAGTAACTGAACAAATAGTAAGGCAGTGGATCCAGAACTACGGAGAGAATCTTCATGAATTTGTTGCGAAAAATCCAAAATATGCAAAATTTTTTAAAGACCGTGAAGAATAG